A stretch of Shinella zoogloeoides DNA encodes these proteins:
- a CDS encoding membrane-bound PQQ-dependent dehydrogenase, glucose/quinate/shikimate family — protein sequence MSSPVAPAANAGWPHIVFAILMVPIGLFLLVGGVWLIALGGSWYYLATGLACLGSGYLLYRGRMLGIWLYTAMLLWTLMWSFLEVGLDFWGVFPRIAGPAVLGLWLALPMVWRPLLTRAAGTRAFAVAKRGRFSRPTRLAVLGSLAVVLAGAGVMVSRTLLAPSATDVHASGAVSTDRPAGLNTPDGAEVANPVPGADDWSDWGRTASGDRFIPFEQITTANVANLEIAWTYRTGGAGPNQATPLQINDTLYFCTRDNIVVALDAETGSERWQYNPVLGPLANGGGCRGVSFHRQDTTPADGQCQSRIITTTRDARLIAVDARDGRPCVGFGVDGEIDLRSGMGEDVLGYQHNTSPALVVGNVAVVGSAIHDGQSVDEPSGVIRAYNAVSGAFLWAWDMGRPGVNTEPGPGETYTRGTPNVWSLMSADPDLGMIYLPLGNATPDYYGGHRTPEMEKYASSVVALRVADGSVAWYFQTVHHDIWDLDVASQPVLIDFPTENGPVPAVLQATKRGQFFVFNRATGEPLIDVEERPVPQGAVEGDFTAPTQPYPSGMPHVAGERLREADMWGLTPLDQLMCRIVFKQSRYEGEFTPPSLQGSILYPGFFGGSNWGSVSIDTKRNIMLASSQRLAQLVTLYPRDHPIAAGIEATGPDGRPLIHQGEASPQHGVPYVATNGGFMSPIGVPCQRPPYGMMTAIDLDTRTVLWERPLGTTRNSGPFGLAIGLPLEMGVPVNGGSLVTASGLTFHAGSQDGYLRAFNTETGDEVWRSALPVGSQATPMSYISPESGEQFIVVTAGGAMGIAQTGDYVVAYRLRRS from the coding sequence ATGTCGTCACCTGTTGCGCCCGCCGCGAATGCCGGCTGGCCACATATCGTCTTTGCCATCCTCATGGTGCCGATCGGGCTTTTTCTTCTCGTCGGGGGCGTATGGCTCATCGCGCTTGGTGGCTCCTGGTATTATCTCGCGACCGGACTTGCCTGCCTGGGTTCCGGCTATCTGCTCTATCGCGGCAGGATGCTGGGCATCTGGCTCTATACGGCCATGCTGCTGTGGACTCTTATGTGGTCCTTTCTTGAAGTCGGCCTCGATTTTTGGGGCGTGTTCCCGCGCATTGCGGGGCCTGCCGTGTTGGGGTTGTGGCTCGCGCTGCCGATGGTCTGGCGCCCGTTGTTGACCCGCGCCGCAGGCACGCGCGCGTTCGCGGTGGCGAAGCGGGGACGCTTTTCCCGACCGACACGGCTCGCGGTTCTAGGCAGCTTGGCGGTCGTGCTGGCCGGCGCAGGCGTGATGGTCAGCCGGACCTTGCTGGCGCCATCCGCTACGGATGTTCATGCGTCTGGTGCTGTCTCGACGGACAGGCCGGCGGGCCTGAACACGCCTGATGGCGCGGAGGTCGCGAATCCAGTGCCGGGCGCCGACGATTGGAGCGATTGGGGCCGAACAGCCAGCGGCGACCGTTTCATTCCATTTGAGCAGATCACGACGGCCAACGTTGCGAACCTCGAAATCGCATGGACCTATCGAACCGGGGGCGCGGGGCCGAACCAGGCCACACCCTTGCAGATCAACGACACGCTCTATTTCTGCACCCGCGACAACATCGTCGTGGCGCTCGACGCCGAGACCGGCTCCGAACGCTGGCAATATAATCCGGTGCTGGGTCCGCTCGCGAATGGCGGCGGCTGCCGGGGCGTCTCCTTCCATCGTCAGGACACGACGCCCGCCGATGGACAATGCCAGTCACGGATCATCACGACGACACGCGACGCTCGCCTGATCGCCGTCGATGCTCGCGATGGTCGGCCCTGCGTCGGCTTCGGGGTGGATGGCGAGATCGACCTGCGGTCAGGGATGGGTGAGGACGTGTTGGGCTACCAACACAACACGTCGCCCGCTCTCGTGGTCGGCAACGTGGCCGTCGTCGGCTCGGCGATCCATGACGGTCAGTCGGTGGATGAGCCTTCTGGCGTGATTCGCGCCTACAACGCCGTCAGCGGGGCCTTTCTGTGGGCGTGGGACATGGGCCGCCCCGGCGTCAATACCGAGCCCGGTCCCGGCGAGACCTACACGCGCGGCACACCCAATGTCTGGAGCCTGATGAGCGCCGATCCCGACCTGGGGATGATCTATCTGCCGCTCGGCAATGCCACGCCTGACTATTACGGCGGCCATCGCACACCAGAGATGGAGAAATACGCATCGTCCGTCGTCGCGCTACGGGTCGCGGACGGGTCCGTCGCCTGGTATTTCCAGACGGTTCACCACGACATTTGGGACCTCGACGTAGCCTCTCAGCCGGTGCTGATCGATTTCCCCACCGAAAACGGGCCGGTGCCCGCCGTCCTCCAGGCGACCAAACGCGGTCAGTTCTTCGTGTTCAATCGCGCGACGGGCGAGCCGCTGATCGATGTCGAGGAACGGCCGGTGCCGCAGGGCGCGGTCGAAGGCGACTTCACCGCACCCACGCAGCCCTATCCGAGCGGCATGCCACACGTCGCTGGCGAACGGCTGCGCGAGGCCGACATGTGGGGCCTTACCCCGCTCGACCAGTTGATGTGCCGCATCGTGTTCAAACAATCCCGATACGAAGGCGAATTCACACCGCCGTCCTTGCAAGGGTCCATCCTCTATCCGGGCTTCTTCGGCGGTTCGAATTGGGGAAGCGTCTCCATCGACACCAAACGCAACATCATGCTGGCATCGAGCCAACGCCTCGCCCAACTCGTCACTCTCTATCCGCGCGACCATCCGATCGCTGCCGGAATCGAGGCGACGGGTCCGGATGGTCGCCCCCTGATCCACCAGGGGGAAGCATCGCCGCAACATGGCGTGCCCTACGTAGCGACCAATGGGGGCTTCATGTCGCCGATCGGCGTTCCCTGCCAGCGACCGCCCTATGGCATGATGACGGCGATCGACCTCGACACGCGCACCGTGCTTTGGGAAAGGCCACTCGGCACCACCCGCAACAGTGGACCATTCGGCTTGGCCATCGGCCTGCCGCTGGAAATGGGCGTCCCCGTCAACGGTGGCTCGCTGGTGACGGCCAGCGGCCTCACTTTCCATGCCGGTTCGCAGGACGGCTACCTGCGCGCCTTCAATACCGAGACGGGCG
- a CDS encoding succinylglutamate desuccinylase/aspartoacylase family protein — protein MSEETMDRLDRRDFMIASIATVGASAALLGSAGAANAQEEATASASPGSGTVYTGDVIDGKKVVSALDVNDLEPGRTHRLYFQGVETPTGHHWNVSVIVARGAKPGKRVVLTSGVHGDEMSSIQTVLTVMNQLDPSEMSGTVMAVTDISRPALEGMQRRWPNQGRGIDLIDMNREWPGNENGLTATSRHAGLLFNRLLRPNADAAIDFHTGTTGVEVTAFNIGEVDRPEVKAMLDLYPVGQIFNMPKQAYPTVLHNAFIDVGIPAITPEVGAARVLDTGMIPLFVEGTMNVLKHYGIVAGPMGRTAKDVTVFIGNSGFPVLATKGGIVEYLVKLNDKVEAGQKVAIQRNGFGDVVAEYTCEIAGEVMGLRTDAMAEPGNPLIMVLFNSPTPDSVETYPE, from the coding sequence ATGTCGGAGGAAACCATGGACCGTCTCGATCGCCGCGACTTCATGATCGCATCCATTGCAACCGTGGGCGCATCGGCGGCCCTTCTCGGCAGCGCCGGCGCCGCGAATGCGCAGGAGGAGGCGACCGCCTCCGCAAGCCCGGGATCGGGAACCGTCTATACCGGCGACGTCATCGACGGGAAAAAAGTCGTCAGCGCGCTCGACGTGAACGATCTGGAGCCGGGCAGGACGCATCGTCTCTATTTCCAGGGCGTGGAAACGCCCACGGGGCACCACTGGAATGTATCGGTAATCGTCGCCAGGGGTGCGAAGCCGGGCAAACGGGTCGTCCTGACAAGCGGAGTGCATGGCGACGAGATGAGTTCCATCCAAACGGTCCTGACCGTGATGAATCAGCTCGATCCGTCAGAGATGTCGGGTACGGTCATGGCGGTCACCGACATTTCCCGCCCGGCCCTGGAAGGCATGCAGCGCCGATGGCCCAATCAGGGCAGAGGCATCGACCTGATCGACATGAACCGGGAATGGCCCGGGAACGAGAACGGCCTGACGGCGACGAGCCGTCATGCCGGTCTGCTGTTCAACCGGCTGCTACGGCCGAATGCCGACGCCGCAATCGATTTCCACACCGGCACGACCGGGGTCGAGGTCACCGCCTTCAACATCGGCGAGGTCGACCGGCCCGAGGTCAAGGCGATGCTGGACCTCTATCCCGTCGGCCAGATCTTCAACATGCCGAAACAGGCCTATCCGACCGTGCTGCACAATGCCTTCATCGACGTGGGCATCCCTGCCATAACGCCGGAGGTCGGCGCGGCCCGCGTGCTCGATACCGGGATGATCCCGTTGTTCGTGGAAGGCACGATGAACGTCCTCAAGCACTATGGCATCGTTGCCGGCCCGATGGGTCGCACGGCCAAGGACGTCACCGTCTTCATCGGCAACAGCGGGTTTCCCGTCCTGGCGACGAAGGGCGGGATCGTCGAGTATCTGGTCAAACTCAACGACAAGGTCGAGGCTGGACAGAAGGTCGCCATCCAGCGCAACGGCTTCGGTGACGTGGTCGCCGAGTATACATGCGAGATAGCCGGAGAGGTCATGGGGTTGCGCACCGATGCAATGGCCGAGCCGGGCAATCCCCTGATCATGGTCCTCTTCAACAGTCCGACGCCGGACAGCGTCGAAACCTACCCCGAATAG
- a CDS encoding TetR/AcrR family transcriptional regulator has translation MKVIVKARCLDRETWRHRETENKLAKTRTRGRPTTALAGAIAEQIVVQALKSFRRAGFEATTIDHVAIACRVSKHTIYRRFPTKRDLFVAALDYDRQGFLARLNGLEIETESTLERLRRTCLELFELVVSPGNTDLYRACIGAAPRHPEIGAHFRESERRIQDVIEPLVQQAQDEKLLIEGDSRRLTRQLYYATIGEVWLHALLGSEQADDETTRETIFNDNWAMFIAAFGKPANRLSP, from the coding sequence GTGAAAGTGATTGTGAAGGCCCGCTGCTTGGATAGAGAGACGTGGCGGCATAGGGAGACCGAAAACAAGTTGGCAAAAACACGAACCCGAGGAAGGCCGACAACGGCTCTTGCAGGCGCGATTGCCGAACAGATCGTCGTTCAAGCCCTAAAGAGCTTCCGACGTGCCGGCTTCGAAGCGACGACGATCGATCATGTCGCCATCGCCTGCCGGGTTTCCAAGCATACGATCTATCGCCGGTTTCCGACCAAACGCGACCTCTTTGTGGCGGCCCTCGACTATGATCGACAGGGCTTCCTCGCCCGCTTGAACGGGCTGGAGATCGAGACCGAGAGCACTTTGGAGCGACTGCGGCGCACCTGTCTCGAACTGTTCGAACTCGTCGTCTCGCCCGGCAACACCGATCTTTATCGCGCCTGTATCGGCGCGGCGCCCAGGCATCCCGAGATCGGCGCTCATTTCCGGGAAAGCGAGCGGCGCATTCAGGATGTGATTGAGCCTCTGGTCCAGCAGGCCCAGGACGAGAAACTTCTGATCGAGGGCGACTCCCGCCGCCTCACTCGCCAGCTCTATTACGCAACGATCGGTGAGGTTTGGCTTCACGCTCTTTTGGGCAGCGAGCAGGCAGACGACGAGACGACACGCGAGACCATCTTCAACGACAATTGGGCAATGTTCATCGCCGCCTTCGGCAAGCCAGCCAACCGTCTGTCACCATAA